From a single Brassica oleracea var. oleracea cultivar TO1000 chromosome C5, BOL, whole genome shotgun sequence genomic region:
- the LOC106294487 gene encoding uncharacterized protein LOC106294487 yields MIMHLAVLFLAIIVSPLFVFSSQIEQIGSNQNDPDAAKLRISQLEEAVLEETTQKVKERERLIQDAESQILDFHSASSSFESGLPLVQERISELKEEIKLLWAALRTANFELHVLEDKARDAERQVKATAFEVKQMTEVVTEQWIQVQHLEQMKEFNNRRNRVPSRCTLLKLMSDIRWEVKNALSQLRSLWAAVTKYHHQLQGFIKHEMERNQITSALANSEVVFFMASALIAFPVFGAWILLSA; encoded by the exons ATGATTATGCATTTGGCTGTTCTGTTTCTCGCCATCATCGTTTCACCACTCTTTGTTTTCTCATCTCAAATCGAGCAGATCGGTTCTAACCAGAATGATCCAGACGCAGCTAAGCTCAGAATATCACAACTAG AAGAAGCTGTTCTTGAGGAGACTACGCAGAAGGTGAAAGAGCGTGAGAGGTTGATCCAAGATGCTGAAAGTCAGATCCTTGATTTTCACTCTGCTTCATCCAGTTTCGAG AGCGGTTTACCTTTGGTCCAAGAGAGGATAAGCGAGTTGAAAGAAGAG ATTAAACTCCTATGGGCTGCCTTGAGAACAGCCAACTTTGAGCTTCACGTTTTAGAGGATAAGGCAAGAGATGCTGAGCGTCAAGTTAAGGCTACGGCTTTCGAAGTTAAACAG ATGACCGAAGTTGTTACGGAGCAATGGATTCAAGTTCAGCATCTTGAGCAG ATGAAAGAATTCAATAACCGTAGGAATCGCGTTCCTAGCAGATGCACTCTCTTGAAG CTCATGAGTGACATCCGCTGGGAGGTAAAGAATGCCCTGTCTCAGTTAAGAAGCCTCTGGGCAGCTGTTACCAAATACCACCACCAG TTGCAAGGCTTCATCAAGCATGAGATGGAAAGAAACCAGATCACATCAGCTCTTGCAAACAGTGAAGTGGTGTTTTTTATG GCATCTGCGTTGATTGCCTTCCCGGTGTTTGGAGCATGGATCTTACTCTCTGCCTAG